The following are encoded in a window of Schistocerca cancellata isolate TAMUIC-IGC-003103 unplaced genomic scaffold, iqSchCanc2.1 HiC_scaffold_1150, whole genome shotgun sequence genomic DNA:
- the LOC126159977 gene encoding trophinin-like, whose amino-acid sequence MQHSLRWQHSLRRQYSLRRLHSLRTQLALRRQHTSARNAAFAGSAAFARSAAFDSSAAFVQIAAIARSAALTQSAAFARSAAFARKAAFAQSAAFAQSAAFARSAVLASLARSAAFARSAAFARSAAFAGSAAFARGGAFAWSAAFARIAAFARSAAFAQSAAFAQSADFARSAAFSRSAAFARSAALALSAGFARSDAFAQSDAFAQCAAFARSASFAGSAAIGRSAAFAGSAAFARCGAFPRSAAFAGSAAFARSAAFARSSAFASSAAFAWSAAFAMNAAFARSAAFARRPAFLRRASFAGIAAFARGGAFARSAAFAGSTAFARSAAFARSGAFASSAALARSAAFAMRAAFAGSAAFARGVAFARSAAFTGTAAFAQSAAFARSAAFARSAAFARSSAFVGRAAFGRDSAYARSAAFAWSAAFAWSAAFARSAAFARSAAFARSAAFARSAAFARRAAFAGSVAFAVSAAFARSGSYARSASFGQSANFAQSAAFARSAAFARSAAFAQSAPFARSAAFARSAAFARSAALARSAAFARSAAFARSAAFARSAAFARSAAFARRAAFARSAPFARSAAFAQSAAFAQSAAFAQSAAFARRAAFARSAAFARSAALARSAAFARSAAFARSAAFARSAAFARSAAFARSAAFTRSAAFAGSAAFARSSAFARSAAFARSAAFAHSAAFARSAAFAQSAAFTRNAAFIRSAAFAQSAVFAQSAAFARSAAFALSAAFAQSAAFTSSSAFAGSAAFARGCAFARSAAFARSAAFAGSAAMLAVLAMLAALAGLAALARLLS is encoded by the coding sequence atgcagcactccctgcgatggcaacactccttgcgaaggcagtattccttgcgaaggctgcactccctgcgaacgcagctcGCCCTACGAAGGCAGCACACctccgcaaggaatgctgccttcgcagggagtgctgccttcgcaaggagtgctgccttcgatagTAGTGCTGCCTTTGTACAGATTGCTGCCattgcacggagtgcagccttgactcagagtgcagccttcgcacgtagtgctgccttcgcacggaaagcagccttcgcacagagtgctgcctttgcacagagtgctgcctttgcaaggagtgctgtcctcgcaagcctcgcaaggagtgctgccttcgcaaggagtgctgccttcgctaggagtgctgccttcgcagggagtgctgccttcgcaaggggtggtgccttcgcatggagtgctgccttcgctaggatagccgccttcgcacgtagtgctgccttcgcacagagtgctgcctttgcacagagtgctgatttcgcaaggagtgctgccttttcaaggagtgctgccttcgcacggagtgctgcccttgCACTGAGTGCTGGTTTCGCAAGGAGtgatgcctttgcacagagtgatgCCTTTgcacagtgtgctgccttcgcaaggagtgcttccttcgcagggagtgctgccatcggtcggagtgctgccttcgcagggagtgctgccttcgcaaggtgtggtgccttcccaaggagtgctgccttcgcagggagtgctgcctttgcaaggagtgctgccttcgcaaggagttctgcctttgcaagtagtgctgccttcgcatggagtgctgccttcgcaatgaatgctgccttcgcaaggagtgctgccttcgcaaggaggccTGCATTTTTAAGGAGGGCTTCCTTTGCtgggattgctgccttcgcaaggggtggtgccttcgcaaggagtgctgccttcgcagggagtactgcctttgcaaggagtgctgcctttgcaaggagtggtgccttcgcaagtagtgctgcccttgcaaggagtgctgccttcgcaatgagggctgccttcgcagggagtgctgccttcgcaaggggtgttgcctttgcaaggagtgctgccttcacagggactgctgcctttgcacagagtgctgccttcgcaaggagtgctgccttcgcaaggagtgctgcgtttgcTAGGAGTTCTGCCTTCGTAGGGAGGGCTGCCTTTGGAAGGGATAgtgcctacgcacgtagtgctgcctttgcatggagtgctgcctttgcatggagtgctgcctttgcaaggagtgctgcctttgcaaggagtgctgccttcgcaaggagtgctgccttcgcaaggagtgctgcctttgcaaggagggctgccttcgcagggagtgttgcctttgcagtgagtgctgccttcgcaaggagtggttcCTACGCACGTAGTGCATCCTTCGGACAGAGtgctaattttgcacagagtgctgcctttgcacggagtgcagccttcgcacgtagtgctgcctttgcacagagtgctcccttcgcaaggagtgctgccttcgcaaggagtgctgccttcgcaaggagtgctgccctcgcaaggagtgctgccttcgcaaggagtgctgccttcgcaaggagtgctgccttcgcaaggagtgctgccttcgcacggagtgctgccttcgcacggagggctgccttcgcacggagtgctcccttcgcacggagtgctgcctttgcacagagtgctgcctttgcacagagtgctgcctttgcacagagtgctgccttcgcaaggagggctgccttcgcaaggagtgctgccttcgcaaggagtgctgctttggcacggagtgctgcctttgctaggagtgctgcctttgctaggagtgctgcctttgcaaggagtgctgccttcgctaggagtgctgccttcgctaggagtgctgccttcactaggagtgctgccttcgcagggagtgctgccttcgctaggagttctgcctttgcacggagtgctgccttcgctaggagtgctgccttcgcacatagtgctgcgttcgcacggagtgctgcctttgcacagagtgctgccttcacaaggaatgcagccttcatacggagtgctgcctttgcacagagtgctgtcttcgcacagagtgctgccttcgcacgaagtgctgccttcgcattaAGTGCTGCCTTtgcgcagagtgctgccttcacaagtagttctgccttcgcagggagtgctgccttcgctaggggttgtgccttcgcacgtagtgctgccttcgcacggagtgctgcctttgcagggagtgctgcaatGCTTGCTGTCTTGGCAATGCTTGCTGCATTGGCAGGGCTTGCTGCCTTGGCAAGGCTGCTGTCttga
- the LOC126159978 gene encoding uncharacterized protein LOC126159978, producing the protein MSAAFAGRATFAGSAAFARSAAFTERAAFSRSSAFARIAAFARSDAFAGSAAFARIAAFVGRAASQGVQPSQGVLPLQGVVPTQGVLPSQGVLPSKGVRPLQGVMPLPGMLPSQGVLPSHGSAAFARSAAFAGRAAFAGSADFARSAAFAGRAAFAGSAVFARSHAFARSAAFAGSAAFARSAAFARSAAFAWRAAVARTAAFARCAAFVGRAAFAGSAAFARNTAFARSVAIAGSAAFAGSAAFAGSAAFAQSDAFAGSAVFAQSDDFAGSATFAWSVAFAGSAAFAWSAAFTGSSAFAGSAAFARSAAFTGSAAFARSDAYARSVAFTQSGAFARSRAFAWSAAFARSAAFAGSAAFARSAAFARSAAFARSAAFACSAAFACSAAFARSPAFAQSAAFTRSAAFVRSASFAQSAQVEAFTWSGAFAQTEDLAWSAAFAWSAAFAWGAAFPWSAGYAWSAGFARSAAFARTAAFAKGVAFASCAAFARSAAFAKSAAFARRAAFARSAAFAKSAAFARSAAFARSAAFAGCAAFAHSAAFTRSAAFARSAAFARSAAFAQSAAFTRSAAFVRSAAFAQSAAFAQSAAFAQSFAFAISAAFAISAAFAISAAFAISAAFAGSAAFARRAAFARSAAFARIAAFARSAAFAVSGAFARGGAFARSAAFGRRAAFARRTAFAGSLAFAGSSAFARSAAFARRAAFAMRAAFAGCAAFAGSAAFTKSGAYARSAAFSQSANFAQSTAFARSAAFQGMLPLQGVLPSHGVLPSHGVQPSHRVLPLLRVLPLLRVLPSQGVQHSLRRQNSL; encoded by the exons atgagtgctgcctttgcagggcgtgctaccttcgcagggagtgcagccttcgcaaggagtgctgccttcacagagcGTGCTGCCTTCTCACGGAGTAGTGCCTTCGcacggattgctgccttcgcaaggagtgatgccttcgcagggagtgctgcctttgcaaggattgctgcctttgtaGGGCGTGCCGcttcgcagggagtgcagccttcgcaaggagtgctgcctttgcaaggagtggtgcctacgcaaggagtgctgccttcccagggagtgctgccttcgaagggAGTGCGGCCTTTGCAGGGAGTGATGCCATTGccgggaatgctgccttcgcaaggggtgctgccttcgcatggcagtgctgccttcgcacggagtgctgccttcgcagggcgtgctgccttcgcagggagtgcagacttcgcaaggagtgctgcattcgcagggcgtgctgccttcgcagggagtgctgtcttcgcacggagtcatgccttcgcacggagtgctgccttcgcaggcagtgctgccttcgcaaggagtgctgctttcgcaaggagtgctgccttcgcatggcgTGCTGCCgttgcaaggactgctgccttcgcaaggtgtgctgccttcgtagGGCgagctgcgttcgcagggagtgcagccttcgcaaggaatactgccttcgcaaggagtgttgccatcgcagggagtgctgcatttgcagggagtgctgcctttgcagggagtgctgccttcgcacagagtgatgccttcgcagggagtgctgtcttcgcacagagtgATGACTTCGCtgggagtgctaccttcgcatggagtgtagccttcgcagggagtgctgccttcgcatggagtgctgccttcacagggagttctgccttcgcagggagtgctgccttcgctaggagtgctgccttcacagggagtgctgccttcgctaggagtgatgCCTACGCACGAAGtgttgccttcacacagagtggtgcctttgcaaggagtcgtgccttcgcatggagtgctgccttcgctaggagtgctgcctttgcagggagtgctgccttcgcacgtagtgctgccttcgcacgtagtgctgccttcgctaggagtgctgccttcgcatgtagtgctgccttcgcatgtagtgctgccttcgcacgtagtcctgcctttgcacagagtgctgccttcacaaggagtgcagccttcgtacGGAGTGCCTCCTTTGCACAGAGTGCACAGGTTGAAGCCTTCACATGGAGTGGAGCATTTGCACAGACTGAAGACttagcatggagtgcagccttcgcatggagtgcagcctttgcatgggGTGCAGCCTTTCCATGGAGTGCAGGCTACGCATGGAGTGCAGgcttcgcaa ggagtgctgccttcgcaaggactgctgcttTCGCAAAGGGTGTTGccttcgcaagctgtgctgccttcgcaaggagtgctgccttcgcaaagagtgctgccttcgcaagaagggctgccttcgcaaggagtgctgccttcgcaaagagtgctgccttcgctaggagtgctgccttcgctaggagtgctgccttcgcagggtgtgctgccttcgcacatagtgctgccttcactaggagtgctgccttcgcacgtagtgctgccttcgcacgtagtgctgcctttgcacagagtgctgccttcacaaggagtgcagccttcgtacggagtgctgcctttgcacagagtgctgccttcgcacagagtgctgccttcgcacagagttttGCCTTCGCaattagtgctgccttcgcaattagtgctgccttcgcaattagtgctgccttcgcaattagtgctgccttcgcagggagtgctgcctttgcaaggagagctgccttcgcaaggagtgctgccttcgcaaggattgctgccttcgcaaggagtgctgcctttgcagtgagtggtgccttcgcaaggggtggtgccttcgcaaggagtgctgccttcggaaggagggctgccttcgcaaggaggactgccttcgcagggagtctAGCCTTCGcagggagttctgccttcgcaaggagtgctgccttcgcaagacgTGCTGCAtttgcaatgagggctgccttcgcagggtgtgctgccttcgcaggaagtgctgccttcacaaagagtggtgcctacgcacgtagtgctgccttctcacagagtgctaattttgcacagagcactgcctttgcaaggagtgctgccttccaaggaatgctgcctttgcaaggagtgctgccttcgcacggagtgctgccttcgcacggagtgcagccttcgcacagagtgctccctttGCTCAGAGTGCTCcctttgctcagagtgctgccttcgcaaggagtgcagcactccctgcgaaggcagaactccctgtga